The DNA region aagaaggaaaagtCCACCTATTTTCTAAAATTGGTATATAGTGaaacataaattttgaaattttaaaataatgcatGTTTTTGGCACACCTTGTGACTATTTATGTTagattgtttttctttttgaaaattgtctattatattaaaaaatgataatatttgttCAAACATAATGAAAAAACACGAgattagaaaacaaaataaataaaaataagaaaataatacaaacatgttaaataatttatatgtataataatacttaatttttaaaatgtttggaTTACCGGGTCAAGAATTttggttaattttaatatatatgtgagattaaatggatacttgggtcagattttggattgacccgcccataaacttaaaacgtttaaaaataaaattaaaaatgtgatGCGTATTTCGaacttgaaacctaacaaaaacaaatacaaccctttaaacaactaggctaataagactatattttaaattcaacatcaaatttgatgaacgcgagacgttttaactacaaacatgttaaataatctatatatataatgatacttaatttttaaagtgttcggattaccgggtcaagaattttggttaattttgatatatacgtgaaagtaaatggatacttgggtcggattgtggattgactcgcccataaacttaaaacggttacaaataaaattaaaaatgttatatgtgtatttcgaacttgaaacctaacaaaaacaagtataaccctttaaacaactagactaataagactatattttaaattcaacatcaaatttgatgaacgcgagacgttttaactacaaacatgttaaataatctatatatataatgatacttaatttttaaagtgttcggattaccGAGTCAAGAAttttggttaattttgatatatacgtgaaagtaaatggatacttgggtcggattgtggattgactcgcccataaacttaaaacggttacaaataaaattaaaaatgttatatgtgtatttcgaacttgaaacctaacaaaaacaagtacaaccctttaaacaactagactaataagactatattttaaattcaacaccaaatttgatgaacaagaGACGTTTTAActacaaacatgttaaatgatctatatatataatgatacttaatttttaaagtgttcggattaccgagtcattaattttggttaattttgatatatatgtaaatggatacttgggtcagattgtggattgacccgcccataaacttaaaacggttaaaaataaaattaaaaatattatatgtgtatttcgaacttgaaacctaacaaaaataagtacaaccttttaaacaactaggctaataagactatattttaaattaacaccaaatttgatgaatgcgggacgttttaacaatataagttaaacttttcaaatatatatatatatatatatatgatgtttaatttttaaaatgtccggattgacggtcgagaactgtggttaatttgaatatatatgtgagagtaatagatacttggatcggattgtgggttgacctgcccataaacttctCTTATAACTTCCCGACCGACTCAACCGACCTTCCGAAACGAATATCAGAAAGCGTCCTAATAAAATTACGAAGGATACCATTGATTTTGTAGTGGGTATTTGAAattgagattttaaaataatatgtcaCACAGTGCAAGTCTCTTATAAGTTATAAGTGAACCAACCATTTTAAATGCAGATATACTTAAGAAAAGATGTTGATGTATACTAATTGTGGTGGGTGAGGGCTCAAAACATTCATTCTTGTCAGATAGATCTAAAAACTATGCAAATTTCATAACCAGAATTCAATGAAAGTTTCTTTATTTCGACATGAACAacgaaaaacatgttaaaatctAAGTTGTTTAGAGACAATCTAATTGTTCACACTAGCAATTAAGAAGACAAAGTTACCTGGAATTTGAACTACTTTTTTCCAGCAGAAGGAGATTTTCTCTTTGAAGAATCCTTCTTAGAAGAAGTTGATTCCTTTTTGCTTCCAGAAGAACTCTCCCCTGTTTTTGGTTTCTTTGAGGAAGAGATGCCTGCACCTTTCTCGGGCGAAGATTCATCAGACCTTTTTCTTTTGCGCAAGTTATATTCACTTCCTGAACTTTTTCCACTCGAAGCTCCACCATCTATCTTTTCAATTCCCGGGCTCTTTGTCTTTGCCACTTCTCCTTCTACATGTCCTTTATTACCATCTTTACCAGAGGTTCCTCCTGATTTTGAAGATTTCTCATCACTTTTTTCAACTTTCTTTTTCGTCTTCCCCTTTTCATCTTTACCCGAGCTTCCTCCAGCATTAGTTTCAgtcttcttgttcttcccaGTTTCATTGGTTTCTTTTCCACTTGATGAACCACCACCAGCATCAGCAGCTTTACCTTTCTTTGTTTTTGCATCTTTACTCGTTTGTTTTCCACTTGATGAACCAGCAGCAGCAGCATTACCTTTCTTTAAAGTTGTCTTTGCATCTTTACTAGGTTGTTTTCCACTTGATGAACCAGCAGCAGCAGCATTACCTTTCTTTAAAGTTGTCTTTGCATCTTTACTAGTTTGTTTTCCACTTGATGAACCAGCAGCAGCAGCATTAACTTTCTTTAAAGTTGTCTTTGCATCTTTACTAGTTTGTCTTCCACTTGATGaaccagcagcagcagcagcattACCTTTCTTTCCAATTCCAGTTATCTTTCTCTTTGCATCTTTACCAGGGGTTCTTCCAGATTTAGAAGTGGTTCGAGTTTCCTGACTTTTATCGCGAATTCTTAAGCTCCCTTTCTTATTCCCCATTCCATCAGTTGATCTTCCACTTGGACCACCACTACATTGCAGTTCAAGTCTTAAGCTCTTTCTCATGCCAACTCTCTTTTCCTTTCCTTTACTAGGGTTTCTTTGTCTTTCAGAAGATGTTCCTACACTAGTTCCAGCACTTTCCTGCTTTTTTACACCAGATttagtcattttcttcttttttgctTGAGGAACCTCTTCATCTTCAACGTTTTTATCACCACTTTCCGAAGAAACCTCTTCATCTTCAACGTTTTTATCACCACTTTCCGAAGAAACCTCTTCATCTTCAACGTTTTTATCACCACTTTCCGAAGAAACCTCTTCACTTTCCAGAGTTATCTCTTCATCTTTAACGTTCTCATCACCACTTTCAGGAGGAACCTCTGCATCTTCAACATTCTTATCACCACTTTCGTTCGATTTTGCCATCTATACAGAACTATGTGAAACAGCGTACGTAGATCTCTCAGATACTAGATGAATCGTCTTTCTAAAGTATGAACAGTAGCTAAGAATACTGCCAAAGAAAGAAATATCAAATTATCGATTGGCAGAACAATACGAATTCATTATGCAACTATTTCTCTCAATCGGAATTGCAAATTGAAGAAAGATATCAAAGATAAACCCTAATATTCCATCAGAACTAATTCTTCAACCAAAGGAAAAACCTCATGCAAAACTTGATCAAGATTATGCAGAAAAACAAGATTCTGTAACACACGAGTAGATAACTCAAATAAACTTCAAGATTTgaggaaaaaaacaaaaatcattggCATATATGCAGcttctttcatttttgtttgaaCAGAACTTGAAAGCAATGAAAGATACAAGAAATGTGTATcgattgagagagagagagagagagagagagagagagagaagagagataatTACCTCTGCTGCAATGGAGATCGTTAGTAGTTCTTGTGAAAAAGTTTACAGTTCTCCCATGGAGGTTTTTGGCTCCATTAATCGTACCTTTCTTTTGGCGCGCTTTTTAACTGTTCATGGAGAGAGTAAGCTCATATTATAAATAGGGCCTTCAACTATTACTCAGCTTTTGGTCTcctactttaaatattattatatttattaaaccctttaacttattttttctaaatttgagggtttaaattatttgttagtttaaatttttttaatgtaagtgGATTAATTATCAATAACGAAATAATATATTTCGATAAAGAAAGCCTATACAAATAATGATTTTTCTATCTATAATAGTAGCCAAACACAAACTACTAAGCCATATTAACTTAAAggagaaaatatttattatctcataAATCTATCTTTTagtattaatgaataataataataataacaacaataataataataataataataatggcttctaaatttatttttaaaaataagtttataagtGGGAAGGATTAGACCAAGAACAAAAATATACTCATTTTACAATTTTGTATTGAACAAcactttttttgaaaatttgaagaagtgacctttaaaaattattttctgaaGTTAAACTTCACCCTACAGTTAGATCTTGTCccgtttgaaatttttttttatcggtTTATTCGGGATAGGACGGTGATGATTTTGTGTCATCCACTATAACTctacataaatattaataaacacgattaaatatataaattcacttttattttatttattttttatattatacaaattttaagtacaataatataaaaatatatatatataatacactATATATTAGAacgaaaataattaaattcaatctCCCGCCTCTTTTTAACATTTTGgaacaaaatataacttaattataaatctATCATGGGAAGTCCATTCTTAGGTTTGGGGACTTAAGCACATAGTCATCTATTCCATTCAAGTTCTATCCATCTTTTTCGTATTTCCTTTTTCAAATTATCCATGTTTTCATTCTTGTTTTCAAATTAGCATCTTCATCTCTTTAAAttcacaaattatatatatatatatatatatatatatatatatatatatatatatatatatatatatatatatatatatatatatatatatataattaaaattattataaaaaatatacttattaaAACATTGTAAAGGGATCAGTTAGCATAATGTTTCTTTCTAAAAAAGAATACTCTTTAAAAAGTTCAAAAATCTTTTCAGATCTCTTCAATGTATTCTTTTAGCATGAGTTCAATGGATTCTTTTAGCATGAGTGAGTGCTTGTTtacatttttgttatattttatttgattttgtatttggtttttGTGAGTCGTTTATACTCGTACCTTCTAATTATCTTGGTGATTATTTCTCTAATCCGTGTTTGTTCCATTCTTAATAGCAAATGAGATAAAGTTATTAgatttatagttattttttatttttttaataaagagtcACCGTGTAAAAACTCTTTTTGTTCCCCAAATTCATCATTCGCGAgcctattaaaatattaaaaaaatttatttaaggaCAACGTTGTAtcgaattttaaaataattaattttagatggataaaattaaagtgttacaaataaataattatgatgaataatagattaagaaaattaatattatttatttagagaaTTTTAGAAGACATAAAATTAGTTgaccaaaatatattaaaagattgtCTACATAtaaggatgataatttgaaaccgccccgcgaaaaTCGAACTGAATTGTCCCGTTTGAGACgattttccccgaaaccgaacgggaATGGAGTGTGGATGATATGTGTGTCCCCGCACCAACCCGATCTCACCCTGATTCTGcccccgaacactataaaaataattaaatatatattaaatcattaatatatttatttattcattatattttataagatttgtaagtttatttctttataataatataaatttcaatatattataatatatattatattaaaaaaaattatatataattttattatataaatttttatttttttaaaaaatatttattaacagTGTCCCGCGAGGATTTCCCGAAATGGAACGGGGTGAGGATGCTAAATATATTTCCCGCCCCGAACCGCTCCATTTTCATCCCTATCTACACACTAAAACCTACATTTTAGATGGAGGCTCTCTTATAGGCATACTCCCATTATTTTGTGGGTttctcattttattaaatatatgtaaatggtTAATTAtcaattgacaaaaaaaaatttccgCGTTATTTACCAACTCTGGGTCAAAGGCAATTTTCACTGTGGCTCAAAATATCTAGTAGAGATTTTTTCAACATCATTTTattagtttgttttgtttgctCTATTTCATCATTTATCGTTACAATTTTTGGAGTCACTCTGAAGAAATTATAAGATTGTTTTTGTAaatatgtcatattatttaacacctagatttttatttaagtttttcaatttagttgacattattttataatttaattttcgattaataactctttattttaattaataaaaattattttttcaaaaaaaataaataaatctacaccattaaataattaaaataaaaactacattataataaaaattagataaaaattaaaataaaatacattcgtaaagtttattaaaataatatatattttatcaaaacaatatattattatacatttaaataaaaaataaaattaaaattacaatatgtgttttatcaaaataatgaattatataaatattaaaataaaatatattatataaatattaaaataaaatatattaaataaaaaaataaaatacatttaaaaataagttaaacctaatgaaattattaaaataaaatacatattttatttgacttattttgtttaataaattttacaattcaatttgatttcttttaaaatatattttattataattttatttaatgtattttattttaatatttataatatatatatttaataaataatatttaagttatttttttatatattttaattatttaaaaagagaaaGGTCAAGAATTTGGGAATGTAAAACAAAATTGTggataatttagaaaaataagtaaaataggAAAGAGTCCAAAATATTTACCCGTATGAGAGAGCTGCATAATTATAATTGAGCTATTAAATACAAATGGTTATTtgagtattttataatttgttagtattatttacttatcaagttgtatttttttaatattcaaattaacattaACCTTCGTTTTGGTTGGAGGTATAACATGTAGATATAGGATAGTTGTAGGTACAGtaaaattaataagttgtttggttataaaattgtatatttacactaattaaaattgatataaattatatacctCAAATGcggtataaaataataactgaTATAAGTagatataaaacttattaatttttacttttcacGTTTAACCTTTTAGATATAAATTCTCTTTCTCaataaactctctcattttccATCCttcattttatctctcttcaatCTTGTTCCGTTTCTTTTCTTAACCTAATGTTCTAATCTAAGATGATTCAATCCTAAATCAAAATAAGAAGAGGCAGTGGTGGTTCAAAGACTTCATCTTCAacctaatcaaacataaatacaGTAGTGGTGAACGAAGTGAAGCTTTTGAAACCTAATCTGAGAACGAATCTGAAGAATAACAGTTTTCTATCTACGGTCAAGATTCCTCACATCATCAAGTAAGCATATTTTTACGGTGTTTCTTTATATACTGAATAgtatcttcttttatttgcTCATATTTTAGAGATCTACCTAATTTTACAATATTTACTTTAGATAATGGGGCACAAAACTAAGTTggatatatttgatttgagttttaCTCATACATCATTTCAGAAAGGTTGATTCATAAAAGAACACAAGATGTTGAACTTTAGTATTACAGAATAGGTATTTATAATAGATGATGATCTTTATAGGAGTAATTGATCTTTACAATATCTATCTAACTATGTGTAATAGATAAATTTTGTATCACAGTCTCCAACTATGTGTAATAGATGTTGATTTGTATAAAGGTAACTTTAGTATTCCAGTCTTCATTTATCTGTAATAAATGTTAATCTTTATAAGGGTAACTTTAGTATTACAGTTTTTAGATGTGATCTTTATAAGGATAACTTTAGTATTGCAGTCTTCAATTAGGTGTAAGTAATAGATGCTAATCTTTATAGATAACTTTAATATCACgttgttttaataatattactttttaattctGACTAATAGATGGATGCTAATGATGCTGAATATGACAATGATGAAGCAGATGATTATGACAATAATAATACAATGTGTGTAGTTTTTGAAACTATACAAAATGAACAAGAATTTTGTTGTTTTCTAAACATGGTTATGATATTTGCCTATGAGAGATATCAATCTACATTTCATTGTATTCCTGCATTTATCAATCCTGCACAACTTAGAACAACCACAATAAATAACCACAATAAATAGGATAACAAAACACAATGATACTACATGTATTGATTTGTTAAGAATGGATAGAAGGGCTTTCCTTCGTTTATGCAACCTTATGAAAATGTCAGGATTATCTCACTGTTAAAGTGTGtctatagaaaaaaaaaagtagttatatttctctatattttaGCTCATCACATTAAGATAAAGAATGTTTCATTTGCATTCCTTCGTTCTGGATggactattaataaatatgtgcATGAAGTGTTAAAAATCCTTATACGTCTTCAAACTGATCTTCTCAAAGAAACAGAGCCTTTGCAAAATTCTCATACAAATGAAAGGTGGAAATGGTTTGaggtaaataaaaatgtttcatTCTTAACAATGacattaaagtttttaataattttgtatacattAAATAGAATTTCTTAGGAGCTCTAGATGAAACATATATTCCTGTAAATGTGGGAGAAGATATGAAAGCAAGATATAGAAATCGAAAAGGACAAATTACAACAAATATGCTTGGAGTTTGCTCTCATGATATGATATTTATCTATGTGTTACCTGGTTGGGAAGATTTTGTTGCTAATAGTAAAGTTCTTAAGAGATGCAATTAATAGAAATTGTGGTTTAAAAATTCCTCgaggtaaaatatatatttagatacaGTATATATGACTACATACTactacaaaattttaatagaaatattaaCCTATAGCTACATTAACACAGGTTATTATTACTTAGTATATGCTGGATACACAAACGGAGAGGGTTTTTTAGCACCATTTAAAAGTTATAAGTATCATTTAGGATCTTGGAGTGTTGGACGATCACCTTctaattttgaagaatttttcaaCATGAAGCATTCTTCTGCAAGAAATGTTATTGAAAAAACATTTGGTTTGCTTAAACTTAGATACACAATGTCGTTTAATCATTTCATGTTGTctattacataattatataagaaGGGAAATGTCAATAGATCCTATGGAAGAATTACTAATAGAAGAACATTTACAACATTTGAATCCTCAAATTGGAGACAATCTAAGTGCTATAGAGACATCTGATGATTGGACGGATAAAGAACAACAAGTTCTTATTGGAGCATTGAAAGATATTGTGAGCTTAAGAATGAAGACAAATAACGCATTTCGATTAGGATATCTAAATGTTTTATATGACAAAATGGTAGTTGCATTTCCTGGTACTGACTTGCGCCCTACGCCACATACTGACTCAAAAATTAAGGTTTTGAAAAGAATATACACTGCTGTTGAACGAATGCGTACTTTATCAAGATTTGGATGGAATGATATAGACAAAAGCATTACTTGTGATGATGATATTGTTTGGGAGTCACATGTAAAGGTAAATCATTTTTAGTTAATAttgcatttaaatttttttagtgaagttttatattttataatttttattttgactagGTTGATCCTAATGCACATGGACTgagaaacaaacctcttccatTTTATGAGGACTGATGTATTGTTTTTGGAAAAGATAGAGCAACTGGAGAATTTGCTGTTGGACCTGCAAAAGCAATGACATCAATGGAAAATGAAGTTGAAAATGATGATATGGAGAATCAAAATGCTGAAAAAGAATCTCTACCGGGATTAGTTAATGCAAGAACTAGTGATGtggaagaaggaagaaaaggtAAAATAAGTAAATCTGATCCTATGATGGCATACATGAAGGATCTTAATGTCACAATGAGAGAATATTTTACAAAGTCATCAGAGAATTTAGCTGCATTAGTTGCTAAACAAAGTTACCACCATGATTTGTCAACGAAAAGAGTGCAAGTATGTGAAATGATTTCTCGACTTCCTCTTGATCCAATTGATAGGATAGATGCAACTATTGCTATCACGGCTAAGTCACAACTTGTGGACGTCTTTGCATCCTTGACCGATGATGCCGACAAGTTATTGTTCATCAAAAGACTTTCTCATTTGACTAGTTAAGAAAGAATAGACTTGCAGtacttattttgtaaaatatgcACTGCTGTATGGTTTTAGACTATTAGGTCATATTATATATGACATGTAggcatatataatatttttgtaaatgtatAACATGTCACTTTTGTTTTTGCAAAACATTCACTGTTGGATGGTTTTTAGACCATTGGGTCATATTATATATGACATGTAggcatatataatatttttgtaaatgtatAACATGTCACTTTTGTTTTTGCAAAACATGCACTGTTGTATGGTTTTTAGACCATTAGGTGTTATTATATATGacatgtataatatttttgtaattatatagTTTGTGAACTTACAAATCATGTTATccaatgaatataatatattgtatttattttatataaagaaTTGTGTACAATAAAATGAAGTTTATAGATATGTGAATGTGAGATTGTTTTATGGCCATATGAAAATGAGATAATTAATTTGGTGTAACATGCTTGTGTTTGTGTTTAGTGATGGAGGAAGAATATGACCCATAATTGTGACATGATTAATCATATACAAGTCTTTCTCTATCACAAATTCTCAAGTTAATTTTTCAGCTAGAGTCTTGGAAAGtgaatcataattaaatacaatagaCAAGAGAAAGAACATCATAAATGATTTGAGCATAACTTTATCAACAAAAGCTAATAAGAATGACGACAATGAAAATGAGAAAACCACAAACAAATTCACCGCAATAGTCAAGATTTGTTCAGCAATTTATCCTTCACCTTATCATCGGGCCATTTTGGGCTAGGAATGATAGCAGAAATACCGCTTGTGGTCATTTTTGTTCATTATGACATATTCAATCAATGACATGGGACTATATTTTTATGGTCATTTATAAAACACACATGATgcattaattatctaattttttttgttattatgtCACTTGATTTAtggttatttgtttttttaaaataaaaaaactaataaaaaatatataattaaataatattattattttttaaatattcatatgat from Impatiens glandulifera unplaced genomic scaffold, dImpGla2.1, whole genome shotgun sequence includes:
- the LOC124917385 gene encoding uncharacterized transmembrane protein DDB_G0289901-like, translating into MAKSNESGDKNVEDAEVPPESGDENVKDEEITLESEEVSSESGDKNVEDEEVSSESGDKNVEDEEVSSESGDKNVEDEEVPQAKKKKMTKSGVKKQESAGTSVGTSSERQRNPSKGKEKRVGMRKSLRLELQCSGGPSGRSTDGMGNKKGSLRIRDKSQETRTTSKSGRTPGKDAKRKITGIGKKGNAAAAAGSSSGRQTSKDAKTTLKKVNAAAAGSSSGKQTSKDAKTTLKKGNAAAAGSSSGKQPSKDAKTTLKKGNAAAAGSSSGKQTSKDAKTKKGKAADAGGGSSSGKETNETGKNKKTETNAGGSSGKDEKGKTKKKVEKSDEKSSKSGGTSGKDGNKGHVEGEVAKTKSPGIEKIDGGASSGKSSGSEYNLRKRKRSDESSPEKGAGISSSKKPKTGESSSGSKKESTSSKKDSSKRKSPSAGKK